CCGCATTGCCCTACAAGGTCTTGCACCTGATCCAATCTTTGCCTTGCATGCAGGGCTCAGCGCCCCAAAAGTAGGCGAGATCGTCCGTGTCGCCATCGCGCCTGCCGCAATCCTGATGCTACCTTCCGAAAAGAAAGCCGCCTGATGCCTGCGTTCATTCAAATCTCTGATACTCATATTGTCGAAAAAGGCCGGTTGGTCTGTGGTGCTTCCGACACAAATGCGGCGCTTCGTAATGCCGTCGCGTCAATCAACTGGCGGCGGCCATCTTTAGGGAAAATAGACTGCGCGATTGTGACTGGCGACTTGACAGACAATGGAACCGCCGAAGAATACGCCCATTTCTCCGAGATCATGGCCGAGCTTAATCTGCCATGGATCGCCATTCCGGGGAACCATGACAACCGCGAGGAGATGCGCACCGCCTTTGGCTCGCAAGACTGGATGCCAGACGCTGGCCCAATCCAATGGCTGCGTGACTTTGGCCCCTTTGCGGTCTTGGGCCTTGATACCTTGCTGGCAGAAGCCCATCACGGTGAACTGTCAGAGAGCGGGTTCACCTTCATTGACACAATGCTCACTGATCTTGCTGGCAAGCCTCTGATTGTTGCCACCCACCACCCATGGCTGCATTGCGGAATTCCAGAAATGGACGCCGACAA
This Falsihalocynthiibacter arcticus DNA region includes the following protein-coding sequences:
- a CDS encoding phosphodiesterase, translated to MPAFIQISDTHIVEKGRLVCGASDTNAALRNAVASINWRRPSLGKIDCAIVTGDLTDNGTAEEYAHFSEIMAELNLPWIAIPGNHDNREEMRTAFGSQDWMPDAGPIQWLRDFGPFAVLGLDTLLAEAHHGELSESGFTFIDTMLTDLAGKPLIVATHHPWLHCGIPEMDADNLRNGAIMMELLEQYPGDVRMMSGHVHRAVTGKVGNILCQIAPSTGHSVHRDQRENAKHALTLEAGAVTLYMWQEGSQSGLISDILPLTTFAEPVPFQ
- a CDS encoding TOBE domain-containing protein, yielding MPAAGNKAFVRAEDVRLDDSGPLRAKVMSVTFLGTHYRIALQGLAPDPIFALHAGLSAPKVGEIVRVAIAPAAILMLPSEKKAA